One genomic region from Biomphalaria glabrata chromosome 7, xgBioGlab47.1, whole genome shotgun sequence encodes:
- the LOC106075233 gene encoding uncharacterized protein LOC106075233 isoform X1 has translation MPKSFIYAVRNYGSQKHTDNEFSDKSSNLSEGPTKMATRSKTLPGSRSLQDYLLQWQLPWKIPGSTRGNVVMKRKETKQRSYHHLSLVTRFYLGLRMSRIRSSKGPPKQIVTKPAFIGSQETAFLTLHNNSSDLTMKHEVTTSCCPVDGLMLNYDSPEIKPENKVASAPVLEENVVMAACHEKSQVTTRSSKTSQVQHHSKDAAVPVKRLTRRNKRGKENISPNDIGQKRKTAASNPMKEIQSTPLKTTKLVEKSKDSAKPPEDEDTYFAQIHHKDVRVKTIDGIEVRMKTGLTCAKPVRVDLNEPITMQRSLALGHGADTTKTETTKLSMCSVTLTKIQDTFPHTLSYRLFTDNKYLDENSAKTKQDCDKNTQRDLVSNFRPLPQSALCKKDCANSSKGSHAEEMIDKSCAQENHLRAFSNNILGAQRNENNVSMQDCPSSISSTGSQHLKSVSLQQESSSLVTLPFQLSVNDSDFSETCNSKVKTHRSIFHNSQAHSFQKYSPTRKKHENSVHSPQNSSEENVLKETQSNADNIPFQPMLRQIRVATFGNNTPVFVSSGLLQKGIRDMNDLHKAQTNVERKECIHVGSSSVDTHIGTREISDISASKIKNQNKSCFKSDTLVQSEISDSFNSKKDDHDFNLKKQLKLSLCRERTHLQMHAGTLNVSQPNARCCLTSLSGNANTVNHGLQMIPVQMKNDSHIKTFGKVSSDEISCSDKESEESGNKIDTFRSYCDPLDDKAGLPNNNVLPTLQPVLSQNVVLTPNLIFDYTSLRPTTSQTFDHKSKCNLSFQLAFVSKKIFGIESANGVSSSQADGQKCSVQFFTHGGFSIPAFAYSGMSPNVHLINKSQPFPTPASDLLSNVANSPPAFYRQDNTLGSKIKASDTNSKSLFPYLNQADPNIISFNPHCGIQNSASLVANSAHFFKKGSSCGQSLPSCCTSATCCLASCSPDCSNPASMVNSKCVKVTQADIPAKKRGRKRKVLSVATQNENSGEGASDSANLQSVGSKSTKNDNMCPLCCRMFTRSWLLKGHMRTHTGERPYLCSHPSCGKAFADRSNLRSHMLIHSVAARSYPCPNCGRTFSQKRYLHKHSIEVCRIAAE, from the exons ATGCCGAAATCTTTTATCTACGCTGTACGTAATTATGGCTCACAGAAACACACAGACAACGAATTTTCGGACAAAA GTTCGAACCTCTCTGAAGGTCCCACAAAAATGGCCACTCGATCCAAGACTCTACCCGGAAGTAGATCTCTTCAAGATTACCTCTTACAGTGGCAGCTTCCATGGAAAATACCCGGATCAACACGAGGCAATGTGGTTATGAAAAGAAAGGAGACAAAGCAGCGATCATACCACCATCTGTCTTTAGTCACACGCTTTTACCTAGGGCTTAGG ATGTCAAGAATACGGTCATCTAAAGGTCCGCCTAAACAGATCGTCACTAAGCCAGCTTTCATTGGCTCTCAAGAAACTGCTTTTTTGACCCTCCACAACAATAGCAGCGATCTGACAATGAAACATGAAGTGACCACATCTTGTTGCCCAGTTGATGGACTAATGTTAAATTATGATAGTCCTGAGATCAAACCTGAAAATAAGGTCGCAAGTGCCCCAG ttttagaaGAAAATGTTGTGATGGCGGCTTGTCATGAGAAGAGTCAAGTGACCACAAGATCATCCAAGACAAGTCAAGTCCAACATCACTCCAAAGATGCCGCCGTGCCAGTTAAAAGATTGACCAGACGAAATAAGCGCgggaaagaaaatatatctcCAAACGACATTGGCCAAAAGAGAAAGACAGCGGCTAGTAATCCAATGAAAGAGATCCAATCGACACCTCTAAAAACGACAAAACTTGTCGAAAAATCCAAAGACTCAGCCAAGCCCCCAGAAGACGAGGACACATATTTTGCTCAGATTCATCACAAAGATGTTAGAGTCAAAACAATTGATGGAATAGAAGTGAGAATGAAGACGGGTTTGACGTGCGCCAAACCAGTTAGGGTCGATCTAAACGAGCCCATTACTATGCAGAGAAGTCTTGCTCTCGGCCATGGAGCAGATACGACCAAAACCGAGACAACAAAGCTTAGTATGTGTTCGGTTACTTTGACTAAAATACAGGACACGTTTCCACACACACTGTCGTATAGACTTTTCACAGATAATAAATACCTCGACGAAAACAGCGCAAAGACAAAACAAGACTGTGATAAAAACACGCAGCGAGATTTGGTTTCAAACTTTAGACCACTCCCTCAATCAGCTTTATGTAAGAAAGATTGTGCAAACAGCTCGAAAGGTAGCCACGCTGAAGAGATGATTGACAAGAGCTGTGCACAAGAGAACCATCTGCGCGCCTTCTCAAATAACATTCTGGGGGCACAGCGAAATGAAAATAACGTGTCGATGCAGGATTGCCCTTCTTCTATTAGCTCAACAGGAAGTCAGCATTTGAAAAGTGTGTCGTTACAACAAGAGTCCAGTAGTTTGGTCACGCtaccctttcagctctctgtaAACGACTCGGATTTCTCTGAGACATGTAATAGTAAAGTCAAAACTCATCGAAGTATTTTTCATAATTCCCAGGCGcactcttttcaaaaatattccCCGACCAGAAAGAAACATGAAAATTCGGTTCATTCTCCTCAGAACTCCTCCGAGGAGAATGTTCTAAAAGAAACACAAAGCAATGCAGATAACATTCCtttccaacctatgttaagacAAATTCGTGTGGCTACTTTTGGGAACAACACACCCGTCTTTGTTTCCTCTGGGCTTTTACAGAAAGGAATTCGCGACATGAACGATTTGCACAAAGCCCAAACAAACGTTGAAAGAAAAGAATGTATTCATGTTGGTTCAAGTAGCGTCGACACACACATTGGCACTAGGGAAATCAGCGACATTAGCGCATCGAAgattaaaaatcaaaacaaaagctGTTTTAAATCCGATACTCTTGTTCAGAGCGAGATCAGTGACTCGTTTAACTCAAAAAAAGATGACCATGATTTCAATCTGAAAAAGCAATTGAAATTAAGTCTGTGCCGAGAACGAACGCATTTACAGATGCACGCAGGCACGCTAAATGTGTCCCAGCCAAACGCGCGATGTTGTCTTACTAGTCTTTCAGGTAATGCAAACACAGTAAACCATGGTTTACAGATGATCCCAGTACAAATGAAAAACGATTCTCATATTAAAACATTCGGCAAAGTAAGTTCTGATGAAATTTCCTGCAGTGACAAAGAAAGTGAAGAATCAGGCAACAAAATAGATACCTTCAGGTCATACTGTGACCCACTAGACGACAAGGCGGGGCTACCAAACAACAACGTTCTACCAACACTGCAACCTGTGCTGTCACAAAATGTCGTGTTAACCCCGAACCTAATATTTGATTACACTTCTCTGCGACCTACAACTTCTCAAACCTTCGATCACAAATCTAAATGTAATCTCAGTTTTCAGCTAGCGTTCGTGAGCAAAAAGATATTTGGAATTGAGAGCGCCAACGGAGTTTCTTCCTCTCAAGCAGACGGTCAGAAATGCTCGGTCCAGTTTTTCACGCATGGTGGATTTAGCATACCTGCCTTTGCTTACAGCGGTATGTCTCCCAATGTTCACCTTATAAACAAAAGCCAACCTTTCCCAACTCCTGCTTCGGATCTACTTAGCAACGTTGCCAACTCGCCACCAGCCTTTTACAGGCAAGACAACACACTTGGTTCAAAAATAAAAGCATCAGACACTAATTCTAAAAGTCTGTTTCCATATTTGAATCAGGCAGACCCGAACATTATCTCGTTCAATCCGCATTGTGGGATTCAAAATTCTGCTAGTCTAGTTGCAAACAGCGCGCATTTCTTCAAAAAGGGATCCTCATGTGGTCAATCTTTACCCAGCTGTTGCACATCTGCGACTTGCTGCCTAGCTTCTTGTTCCCCGGATTGCTCGAATCCAGCAAGCATGGTGAACTCCAAGTGTGTGAAGGTCACTCAAGCTGATATTCCCGCCAAAAAGAGAGGCAGGAAAAGGAAAGTCCTAAGTGTAGCTACACAAAACGAAAACTCTGGAGAAGGCGCTTCGGACTCAGCAAATCTTCAATCTGTGGGATCAAAAAGCACGAAAAACGACAACATGTGCCCACTCTGCTGTCGCATGTTCACTCGCTCGTGGCTACTGAAGGGTCACATGCGTACGCACACGGGCGAGCGTCCATATCTCTGTTCGCACCCGAGCTGCGGCAAAGCTTTTGCCGATCGCTCGAACCTGCGTTCCCACATGCTGATACACTCAGTCGCTGCCCGCAGTTATCCTTGTCCCAATTGTGGACGAACATTCTCCCAGAAGAGATATCTTCATAAACACAGTATCGAGGTCTGCAGAATAGCCGCCGAGTGA
- the LOC106075233 gene encoding uncharacterized protein LOC106075233 isoform X2 — protein MATRSKTLPGSRSLQDYLLQWQLPWKIPGSTRGNVVMKRKETKQRSYHHLSLVTRFYLGLRMSRIRSSKGPPKQIVTKPAFIGSQETAFLTLHNNSSDLTMKHEVTTSCCPVDGLMLNYDSPEIKPENKVASAPVLEENVVMAACHEKSQVTTRSSKTSQVQHHSKDAAVPVKRLTRRNKRGKENISPNDIGQKRKTAASNPMKEIQSTPLKTTKLVEKSKDSAKPPEDEDTYFAQIHHKDVRVKTIDGIEVRMKTGLTCAKPVRVDLNEPITMQRSLALGHGADTTKTETTKLSMCSVTLTKIQDTFPHTLSYRLFTDNKYLDENSAKTKQDCDKNTQRDLVSNFRPLPQSALCKKDCANSSKGSHAEEMIDKSCAQENHLRAFSNNILGAQRNENNVSMQDCPSSISSTGSQHLKSVSLQQESSSLVTLPFQLSVNDSDFSETCNSKVKTHRSIFHNSQAHSFQKYSPTRKKHENSVHSPQNSSEENVLKETQSNADNIPFQPMLRQIRVATFGNNTPVFVSSGLLQKGIRDMNDLHKAQTNVERKECIHVGSSSVDTHIGTREISDISASKIKNQNKSCFKSDTLVQSEISDSFNSKKDDHDFNLKKQLKLSLCRERTHLQMHAGTLNVSQPNARCCLTSLSGNANTVNHGLQMIPVQMKNDSHIKTFGKVSSDEISCSDKESEESGNKIDTFRSYCDPLDDKAGLPNNNVLPTLQPVLSQNVVLTPNLIFDYTSLRPTTSQTFDHKSKCNLSFQLAFVSKKIFGIESANGVSSSQADGQKCSVQFFTHGGFSIPAFAYSGMSPNVHLINKSQPFPTPASDLLSNVANSPPAFYRQDNTLGSKIKASDTNSKSLFPYLNQADPNIISFNPHCGIQNSASLVANSAHFFKKGSSCGQSLPSCCTSATCCLASCSPDCSNPASMVNSKCVKVTQADIPAKKRGRKRKVLSVATQNENSGEGASDSANLQSVGSKSTKNDNMCPLCCRMFTRSWLLKGHMRTHTGERPYLCSHPSCGKAFADRSNLRSHMLIHSVAARSYPCPNCGRTFSQKRYLHKHSIEVCRIAAE, from the exons ATGGCCACTCGATCCAAGACTCTACCCGGAAGTAGATCTCTTCAAGATTACCTCTTACAGTGGCAGCTTCCATGGAAAATACCCGGATCAACACGAGGCAATGTGGTTATGAAAAGAAAGGAGACAAAGCAGCGATCATACCACCATCTGTCTTTAGTCACACGCTTTTACCTAGGGCTTAGG ATGTCAAGAATACGGTCATCTAAAGGTCCGCCTAAACAGATCGTCACTAAGCCAGCTTTCATTGGCTCTCAAGAAACTGCTTTTTTGACCCTCCACAACAATAGCAGCGATCTGACAATGAAACATGAAGTGACCACATCTTGTTGCCCAGTTGATGGACTAATGTTAAATTATGATAGTCCTGAGATCAAACCTGAAAATAAGGTCGCAAGTGCCCCAG ttttagaaGAAAATGTTGTGATGGCGGCTTGTCATGAGAAGAGTCAAGTGACCACAAGATCATCCAAGACAAGTCAAGTCCAACATCACTCCAAAGATGCCGCCGTGCCAGTTAAAAGATTGACCAGACGAAATAAGCGCgggaaagaaaatatatctcCAAACGACATTGGCCAAAAGAGAAAGACAGCGGCTAGTAATCCAATGAAAGAGATCCAATCGACACCTCTAAAAACGACAAAACTTGTCGAAAAATCCAAAGACTCAGCCAAGCCCCCAGAAGACGAGGACACATATTTTGCTCAGATTCATCACAAAGATGTTAGAGTCAAAACAATTGATGGAATAGAAGTGAGAATGAAGACGGGTTTGACGTGCGCCAAACCAGTTAGGGTCGATCTAAACGAGCCCATTACTATGCAGAGAAGTCTTGCTCTCGGCCATGGAGCAGATACGACCAAAACCGAGACAACAAAGCTTAGTATGTGTTCGGTTACTTTGACTAAAATACAGGACACGTTTCCACACACACTGTCGTATAGACTTTTCACAGATAATAAATACCTCGACGAAAACAGCGCAAAGACAAAACAAGACTGTGATAAAAACACGCAGCGAGATTTGGTTTCAAACTTTAGACCACTCCCTCAATCAGCTTTATGTAAGAAAGATTGTGCAAACAGCTCGAAAGGTAGCCACGCTGAAGAGATGATTGACAAGAGCTGTGCACAAGAGAACCATCTGCGCGCCTTCTCAAATAACATTCTGGGGGCACAGCGAAATGAAAATAACGTGTCGATGCAGGATTGCCCTTCTTCTATTAGCTCAACAGGAAGTCAGCATTTGAAAAGTGTGTCGTTACAACAAGAGTCCAGTAGTTTGGTCACGCtaccctttcagctctctgtaAACGACTCGGATTTCTCTGAGACATGTAATAGTAAAGTCAAAACTCATCGAAGTATTTTTCATAATTCCCAGGCGcactcttttcaaaaatattccCCGACCAGAAAGAAACATGAAAATTCGGTTCATTCTCCTCAGAACTCCTCCGAGGAGAATGTTCTAAAAGAAACACAAAGCAATGCAGATAACATTCCtttccaacctatgttaagacAAATTCGTGTGGCTACTTTTGGGAACAACACACCCGTCTTTGTTTCCTCTGGGCTTTTACAGAAAGGAATTCGCGACATGAACGATTTGCACAAAGCCCAAACAAACGTTGAAAGAAAAGAATGTATTCATGTTGGTTCAAGTAGCGTCGACACACACATTGGCACTAGGGAAATCAGCGACATTAGCGCATCGAAgattaaaaatcaaaacaaaagctGTTTTAAATCCGATACTCTTGTTCAGAGCGAGATCAGTGACTCGTTTAACTCAAAAAAAGATGACCATGATTTCAATCTGAAAAAGCAATTGAAATTAAGTCTGTGCCGAGAACGAACGCATTTACAGATGCACGCAGGCACGCTAAATGTGTCCCAGCCAAACGCGCGATGTTGTCTTACTAGTCTTTCAGGTAATGCAAACACAGTAAACCATGGTTTACAGATGATCCCAGTACAAATGAAAAACGATTCTCATATTAAAACATTCGGCAAAGTAAGTTCTGATGAAATTTCCTGCAGTGACAAAGAAAGTGAAGAATCAGGCAACAAAATAGATACCTTCAGGTCATACTGTGACCCACTAGACGACAAGGCGGGGCTACCAAACAACAACGTTCTACCAACACTGCAACCTGTGCTGTCACAAAATGTCGTGTTAACCCCGAACCTAATATTTGATTACACTTCTCTGCGACCTACAACTTCTCAAACCTTCGATCACAAATCTAAATGTAATCTCAGTTTTCAGCTAGCGTTCGTGAGCAAAAAGATATTTGGAATTGAGAGCGCCAACGGAGTTTCTTCCTCTCAAGCAGACGGTCAGAAATGCTCGGTCCAGTTTTTCACGCATGGTGGATTTAGCATACCTGCCTTTGCTTACAGCGGTATGTCTCCCAATGTTCACCTTATAAACAAAAGCCAACCTTTCCCAACTCCTGCTTCGGATCTACTTAGCAACGTTGCCAACTCGCCACCAGCCTTTTACAGGCAAGACAACACACTTGGTTCAAAAATAAAAGCATCAGACACTAATTCTAAAAGTCTGTTTCCATATTTGAATCAGGCAGACCCGAACATTATCTCGTTCAATCCGCATTGTGGGATTCAAAATTCTGCTAGTCTAGTTGCAAACAGCGCGCATTTCTTCAAAAAGGGATCCTCATGTGGTCAATCTTTACCCAGCTGTTGCACATCTGCGACTTGCTGCCTAGCTTCTTGTTCCCCGGATTGCTCGAATCCAGCAAGCATGGTGAACTCCAAGTGTGTGAAGGTCACTCAAGCTGATATTCCCGCCAAAAAGAGAGGCAGGAAAAGGAAAGTCCTAAGTGTAGCTACACAAAACGAAAACTCTGGAGAAGGCGCTTCGGACTCAGCAAATCTTCAATCTGTGGGATCAAAAAGCACGAAAAACGACAACATGTGCCCACTCTGCTGTCGCATGTTCACTCGCTCGTGGCTACTGAAGGGTCACATGCGTACGCACACGGGCGAGCGTCCATATCTCTGTTCGCACCCGAGCTGCGGCAAAGCTTTTGCCGATCGCTCGAACCTGCGTTCCCACATGCTGATACACTCAGTCGCTGCCCGCAGTTATCCTTGTCCCAATTGTGGACGAACATTCTCCCAGAAGAGATATCTTCATAAACACAGTATCGAGGTCTGCAGAATAGCCGCCGAGTGA